From the Mesoplasma syrphidae genome, the window AGGAAGCGTGGCTTAGTTATGGAACAACATATTCCAGTGTTACTTTTTGAATCAGTTGATATGTTGAATATTAAACCAAACGGAATTTATGTTGATTGTACTCTTGGTCGCGGAGGCCATTCTAGTGAAATTTTGAAACGCTTGACCACTGGGAAACTTTATTCAATTGATCAAGATCCAACAGCAATTAAAGAAGGTAAAGCAAAGCTATCAAATATTTCTAATAACTTTCACATTCTTGAAGGCAACTTTTTAAATATAGCTGCGCTTCTATCAATTAAGGGAATTTTCAAAGTTGATGGTATATTATATGATTTAGGTGCTAGTTCGCCACAGTTTGATGTTCCTGAGCGGGGATTTAGTTATCGTTTTGACGGACCATTAGATATGCGCATGGATACAATTAATAATTCACTTACAGCAGCCAAAGTTGTCAATGAGTATAGCGAAGAAGAACTCAAAAAAATTTTGTGAAATTATGGCGATGAAAAATTTGCTCCAAGTATTGCTAGAAATATTTGTAACTCTCGGCCAATTGACACGACTTTTAAATTAGTCGAAATAATTAAAAAATCGATGCCTCAAAAAGAGTTAAAAAAGCCTAAGCATCCAGCAAAAAAAACATTTCAGGCATTAAGAATTTATGTAAACAATGAGATTG encodes:
- the rsmH gene encoding 16S rRNA (cytosine(1402)-N(4))-methyltransferase RsmH, with product MEQHIPVLLFESVDMLNIKPNGIYVDCTLGRGGHSSEILKRLTTGKLYSIDQDPTAIKEGKAKLSNISNNFHILEGNFLNIAALLSIKGIFKVDGILYDLGASSPQFDVPERGFSYRFDGPLDMRMDTINNSLTAAKVVNEYSEEELKKILWNYGDEKFAPSIARNICNSRPIDTTFKLVEIIKKSMPQKELKKPKHPAKKTFQALRIYVNNEIEVLKDSLRQGLELLNRQGRISVITFHSLEEKIVKEIFKEVTFSKQDQVLASLPIEIQSNSKFKLVIKKPIKASNDELNQNRRSHSAKLWVIEKK